From the Achromobacter xylosoxidans A8 genome, the window TTTCACCAGCAATTCCCCATACGGAGCTTGCGCTTTCCCTATGGAACATGCAGTGCGGGCACGGGCTTCCGGCTAAGGCAGGCCATTGTTACAGCCATAAAAAAGCCGCGCCGCGGCATCCGCCGGGCGCGGCCTGGAAGTTCCGGAATCAAGGCAACAACTGTCTATATGTTTCCGCGGACACATCAAGCCCGTGCGTCTTTCTCGTAATCGAAATATAGGTAACATTTTTATTTTTGCGTTTCCGGCACGATTTACTCCATATAGGCGAAGTCAAATACCGTATGGCCGCCCTGATGATGCCAATGGTGCATTGAAGCATGGCGTTTTCTCAGGAAGCTCGCGTAGTGGATTTCGCCGTCCGTTTCCACGTAGGTGGAGGGCGACAACTCCTCGATCCGGTTCAGCGACACGCCCTTGCCGTAGTGGCAGAAGCCTTGGTATTGGGCGCAACGGATCACCTCTCCGCCAGGCGACACAACGATTCCGGCGTTGCGGGCCCGCATGGGGTTGCGGACGATGGGGTTGCAGGCATGCGGCGTCCACTCGGTCGAGCGCGGCGAATCCGAGAAAAATGCGAAGAGCTCATCGCAATGGCTTTGGCCGTCGGTCCGGTCGATATTTGTTAATAACCACCAATATTCTCCGTGCTTGAAAATAATGGTATCGACGGCGGATATATTAGTCATGAGATTTACATCAAGCTCCCACTTAAGCGGGAAATCGGTGCATTTCCATAGCTCTATACTGCGATTTCCGCAGGTTTCCGGCACCATGTAGGTAACGCCTTCGTGCTCGAATATATACGGGAACGACAAATGATAGGGTAGGTTCAAGGCCGTCCCCAGCAGGCGGAAAGCCCCGTCCGAGTAGGTCGCGACCGAGATCGTGCCCTTGCGGGAGGTAAAATCGTAATCCTCGAAAAATATATATGGCTTTTTATCCTGGGTATATACAAACGGATCTGCGAAGAATCTGCCCTTGGGCGGCTGCAACACCATGGCCTCGGACACGACCGCCTGCTGCCGGGCAGACGGAAACATACCAATCCGCCAGCGCACATTGCGCTTCATGATGCGCCGCACAACCAAATCCGACATTAACCATGCCTGGCGCGCAATATATGCGGCGCTATCCCACTCCACCGGATCCTCGCGCCGCAGGCCGCTCATGATCTGCATGGCGGGCGGCGCCACGCCTTGCTTGACGCGGGCCAGCGCCTGCAACGCGTCGTACACCATGAAATTTCCCAGGCTGAACGCGCGCGCCTGATTCTTCAACCAGAACACTTCGGTGTTGAAACTGCGCTGGTCCAGCAGTTCGTCCTGATCCTCCCGCGGCCCCACGCGCCAGAGTTTTACCGTGGTGTGGTCCTCGCGTTGGAAGACCTCCCAGAAGCCGGCATAGCGGCTGGTCGCCACCGCAATATCGGAATAACTCAGTTGCCACACGCCCAGGCGCGCCCAACCCGCCATTTGCTCGCGAGTGGCCGGCGATGCGCCCAATGTGATGACCAGATCCAGGGCCTGCGCCGCGACCTGGCTTTGCGCCTCGGCCGCTGGCATGCCAGGCGCCAGCGACAGGACGGCGGCCGTATCCGGCGGCATGCTTGCGCGCATGTCGCGGCAGGCCAGCGCCTGCCGCTGCTTGGCCGGCAACAACCGCGCTTCCAGGCGCGACAAGACGCCAAACAGGGCGCGCGTACTCAGGCGAGGAGACTTATCCCCGCCTTCCAGGTTCATCACCAGCAAAGCAGCGACTTCAAAATCCTGGCTATGCGTGAGCCAATCCACCATCTCATGCATCCAGCCGGGTTGCTCGTACCCGTCAACCAGCAGTCCCACTCTGTAGGTTTTCATTTCTCCTGCTCCTGTGCCAGGGCTTATCGGCCTTCCGTCCGGTACGGCGAACGGGCTAGCCAGTGCGTATTCAGGGGCGCGACAGATTCTTGTCTTCGCGCTGATACTGCGGGGTTTTGCGCGTCCCTTCCAGACCACATTCATCCTAGGTCGGCAGTCCGAGGACGAATGGCTCAGAATCATGCGCATACACTAGGAAATCGCTACTACCTACGCATGAGATTCGTCATCCCTCTGGTGGAGCCGGGCGAAAATCCGGCCGGTCCAGAATGTGCGACGCGCGTGCCGCTAGTGGTAAACCCTATTGGGGATAGCCGAGGCTCGCGTCTCAGCCATCTCTCACGCATAATTGTTTTTAAACGAACGTTTGAATTCAACCTTATGCAAGAAATCAGACCATCCCTCACCCGTGAATCCATCCTGGACACCGCCGAGGCCTTGTTTGCCCAGCAGGGACACGATGGCACCTCGATGCGCCAGATCACCACGGCCGCCGGCGTCAATCTGGCGTCGGTGAATTACCACTTCGGCTCCAAGGAGTCACTCGTGCAGGCGGTGCTCAAACGGCGCCTGGAAGTGCTGAATCGCGAGCGTTTGCGCCTTTTGGATGAACTGGAGGCGCAAGCCGAAGGCAGACCCCTCAAGCCGTCGCAGATCGTGGACGCTTTTTTCGGCACGTTGCTGCGCCTGGCGGCCGATCCCGCCCAGGCCGGCAGCACCTTCCTGCCCCTGCTTGAACGCACCATGACCGACCCCTCGGATTTCATCCGCGCGCTGTTCGCGGAGGAATACGCGGACGTACTTGAGCGCTACCGCAACGCATTGTTCGCAGCCCTGCCCGACGTGCCTCGCGCCGAGATCGTATGGCGCTTCCAGTTCATGCTCGGCGCCACGTCGTACGCCATCATCGGCACCGACCTGCTGCGCTCGGTCACCGGCTGGACCATCGACGACGCCGAACAGCCCGATAACCCGAACCTGCTGCTGCCGCGCCTCATGAGCTTCCTGCTCGGCGGCCTGCGCGCGCCGCTGCCGCAGGTGCCCTGAGCGCGACGCGCCCGCAGACGGAACAGAACCTCCACGGAGACAAGAAAATGAACGCAGTCATCCTCGCCCTGGTCATCGTCGCGCTGCTGGCCGCGGTCGTGCTGGGCGTGCGTCCCATCCGCCGCGCCCTGCTGTCCGCTCCGATCTTCAATCTGTACCGCACGGTGCTGCCGCAGATGTCGGACACCGAGCGCGATGCGCTCGAAGCGGGCACGGTCTGGTGGGAAGGCGAATTGTTCCGCGGCCGCCCCGACTGGAGCCGCCTGCTGGCCTATCCTCGCCCGCGCCTGAACGATGACGAACAACGCTTTCTCGACGTCCAGGCCGAAGAGGCTTGCCGCATGGTCAACGACTGGCACGTGACGCAGGAAAGCTACGACCTGCCGGCCGAAGTCTGGAGCTACCTGAAGACCCAGGGTTTCCTGGGCATGATCATTCCCAAGGCATACGGCGGCCTGGGGTTCTCGGCCTATGCCCACTCCGAAATCGTGACCAAGCTGTCCACGCGCTCGTCGGCCCTGGCGGTGTCGGTCATGGTGCCCAATTCGCTTGGCCCCGCCGAACTGCTGCTGCATTACGGCACCGACGAACAGAAGAACCACTATCTGCCGCGCCTGGCGCGCGGCGAGGAAGTGCCCGCCTTCGCGCTGACCAGTCCCTGGGCCGGCTCCGACGCCGCCGCCATCCCCGACAGCGGCATCGTCTGCAAGGGCGAATGGCAGGGCCGCGAAGTAATAGGCATGAAGGTCACCTGGGACAAGCGCTACATCACGCTGGCGCCCGTGTGCACCCTGCTGGGCCTGGCGTTCCGCCTGTACGATCCCGACGGCCTGTTGGGCGGCGCGAAAGACCTGGGCATCACCTGCGCACTGGTGCCGCACGACCATCCCGGCGTGGACACCGGCCGCCGCCACTTTCCGCTGAACGCCATGTTCATGAACGGCCCCACGCGCGGCACGGACGTGTTCATGCCGCTGGACTTCATCATCGGCGGCCCGGCCATGGCCGGCCAGGGCTGGCGCATGCTGATGGAATGCCTGGCCGCGGGCCGCTCGATTTCGCTGCCCTCGTCCAACACCGGCATGTCCAAGCTGACGACGCGGGCGGTAGGCGGCTATGCGCGCGTGCGCAGCCAATTCCGCACACCCGTCGGCAAGTTCGAAGGCGTGGAAGAAGCGCTGGCGCGCATCGGCGGCAACACCTACATGATGGACGCCGCGCGCAGCATGACGGCGGGCGCGGTGGACCTGGGCGAAAAGCCCTCGGTCGTGTCCGCCATCGTCAAGTACCACGTGACCGAGCGCGCGCGCCAGGTCGTCAACGACGGCATGGACGTCATCGGCGGCAAGGGCATCTGCCTGGGACCGTCCAACTTTCTCGGCCGCGCCTATCAGCAGATTCCCATCGGCATCACCGTCGAAGGCGCCAACATCCTGACGCGCAGCCTGATCATCTTCGGCCAGGGCGCGATCCGCTGCCATCCCTACGTGCTGGCTGAAATGCAAGCCGCGCAGTCGCCCGACCGCAAGCGCGGCCTGGACGATTTCGACCTCGCCTTCTGGGGCCACGTGGGCTTCGTCGCGAAGAACAAGCTGCGCGCCTTGGGCACCGCGCTCACCGGTGCGCGCTTCGTCGGCGTCAACGCCGACGTCGCACCCGACATGAAACGCTACTACCAACTGCTCAGCCGCTACAGCGCCGCCTTCGCGCTGCTGGCCGATACCTCCATGCTGGTGCTGGGCGGCAGCCTGAAGCGCCGCGAGCGCCTGTCGGCGCGCCTGGGCGACGTGCTGTCGCAGATGTACCTGATCAGCGCCACGCTCAAGCGCTTCGAGGACGAAGGCCGCCAGGCGGCCGATGCGCCGCTGGCCCACTGGTCGATCCAGGACGCGCTGTACAAGTTGCAGGAAGCCATCGAAGGCGTGCTCGACAACTACCCCAACCGCTTCGTGGCCTGGAGCCTGCGCCGCCTGGTCTTCCCCTGGGGCCGCACGCAGTCCCTGCCGTCCGACCAACTGGGGCAGGACGTGGCGCGGCTGCTGATCAACCCGAGCGCGACGCGCGACCGCCTGACCGCGGGCTGCCATCTGCCGGCTACCGAAGCCGAACCCGTGGGCGCGATCGAACTGGCCCTGGCCGCCACGCTGGACGCAGAACCCATCGAAGCCAAGATCCGCGAACTTGAAAAGCGCGGCGCGCTTGACGGCAATCCGCAGGCCAATGTGCGCGACATCGCCGACGCCGCCTTCGCCATCGGCGGCATCACCCCGGAAGAATTTGCAGTGGTGAAACGCCGCAACCGCTTGCGCGACACGGTGGTGAAAGTGGATGATTTTCCCTTTGACTTGCGCGCCGCGGACCAGGGCAGCCCCGCGGCCGAACGCAGGGTCGCCTGAAGGAGGCAGCGGATGGCATTCAAACCGGTTTACGTCGTCGACGGCGCCCGCACGCCTTTCCTGAAGGCGCGCACCGGCCCAGGCCCCTTCGCCGCCGGCGATCTCGCAGTGCAGGCCGGGCGCGCCCTGCTGCTGCGCCAGCCCCATGCGCCCACGGACCTGGACGAGGTCATCGTGGGCTGCGCCGCGCCGTCCCCCGACGAAGTGAACATCGGCCGCGTGATCGCGCTGCGCCTGGGCTGCGGCAACAAGGTGCCGGGCTGGACCGTCATGCGCAATTGCGCATCCGGCATGCAGGCGCTGGATTCCGCCATCGCCAACATCCAGTCCGGCCGTTCCGAACTGGTGCTGGCCGGCGGCACGGATGCCCTGTCGCGCGCGCCGGTGCTGTACTCGGACGAGATGGTGCGCTGGCTGGCCAGTTGGTATGCCGCCCGCGGCATGGGCGCCAAGCTCGCGGCATTGGGCCGCTTCCGACTGCGCAACCTTGCGCCCGTCATCGGCCTGCTCAAGGGCCTGACGGACCCGGTGGTCGGCCTGTCCATGGGACAGACCGCCGAGAACGTCGCGACCCGCTTCGGCATCGACCGCGCGGCGATGGACGCCTATGCGGCCCAGAGCCATGCGCGCGCGCTGGCGGCCCGCGCGGCCGGCGCGCTGGGCGAGATCTCGCCGCTGATCGACACGCAAGGCAAGCTCTATCCCGACGACGATGGCGTGCGCGACGACTCCACGCCCGAAAAACTCGCCAAGCTCAAACCCGTGTTCGACAAGCCCTGGGGCAACATCACCGCGGGCAACAGCTCGCAAGTGACGGACGGCGCCGCCATGCTCACGCTCGCTTCCGAGGAAGCGGTGCGCAAATGGAACTTGCGGCCGCTGGGCCGCATCGTCGACAGCCAGTGGGCCGGCCTCGATCCCGCGCAGATGGGCCTGGGTCCGGTACATGCGGCCACACCCATCCTGCAACGCCACGGCCTGGGCCTCAATGACCTGGACTTGTGGGAGATCAACGAGGCCTTCGCCGCCCAGGTGTTAGGCTGCCTGGCGGCCTGGCGCGACGATGCCTATTGCCAGGAGCATTTCGGCACGCCGGCCTGGGGCGACCTCGATCCGGCCCGGCTCAACGTCGATGGCGGCGCAATCGCCATCGGGCATCCCGTGGGCGCTTCCGGCGCCCGCATCGTGCTGCACCTGCTCGCGGCCCTGAAGCGCCGCGGCGCCAGACGCGGCATGGCGGCCATCTGCATCGGCGGCGGCCAAGGCGGCGCGATGCTGGTCGAAACCCTGGACGAGGACCGCCCATGACGACACTGGATACGCTATCCCACTGGCGCCTGGACCGCGATACCGACGGCCTGGCGTGGCTGACCTTCGACCGCGCCGGCAGCGCGGTCAATGCCTTGTCCGCCGACACCATGGGCGAGCTGGCGGTGGTGCTGGATGCGCTGGACGCAGTCCCGCCCGCGGGGTTGATCATCCAGTCCGGCAAGGCCACGGGCTTCATCGTGGGCGCCGACGTCAATGAATTCGCCAGCCTGGACACGCCGGAACAGGCGCGCGCGCTGGTCGCGCGCGGCTGGAATCTCTTCAACCGCCTGGCCGCGGTGCGCTATCCGACGCTGGCGCTGATCCAGGGCCACTGCCTGGGCGGCGGCCTGGAGCTGGCGCTGGCCTGCCGCTACCGGCTGGTGGCGGACCAGCCCGGCACCTCGCTCGCGCTGCCCGAAGTGATGCTGGGGATTTTCCCCGGCTGGGGCGGCATGCTGCGCCTGCCGCAACTGATAGGCGCGCCCGCCGCGCTCGACATGATGCTGACCGGCCGCGGCGCCGACGCGCGCCGCGCCGCCGCATTGGGTCTTGCCGACGCGCGCGTGCCGCCGCGCCTGCTGCTGGCCGCCGCGCGCCAGACGGTGCTGTCGCGCAAGGCGCCGCGCCGCGCGCGCGGCTTCGGCGGCTGGGCCAACCGCTGGCCGCTCAAGGCCATCGTCGCCAGCCGCGCCCGCAAGCAGATCGCCGCCAAGGATCCGCTGGGCCACTATCCCGCCGCGCCCGCCATCGTCGATATCTGGGAAAAACACGGCGGCAACGCCCTGCAGGCGCCCGCGCTGATCGACCGCATCATTTCCTCCGACACCGCCCGCAACCTGCTGCGGGTGTTCCGCCTGCAGGACCGGCTGAAGGCCAACGGCAAACAGGCCGGCATCGCGCCCGCGCGCCATGTGCACGTGGTGGGCGCCGGGGTGATGGGCGGCGATATCGCCGCCTGGTGCGCGCTCAAGGGCATGACGGTCACCTTGCAGGACCAGGACATGGCGCGCATCGCGCCGGCCATCAAGCGCGCCGCCCAGCTGTACTCGCGCCGCCTGAAGGATCCGCGGCTGGCGCGCGCGGCGTTCGACCGCCTGATGCCCGACCCGGCGGGCGGCGGCGTGCCGCTGGCCGACATCGTCATCGAAGCCATCAGCGAACAGCCCGAGGCCAAACGCGCGCTCTACCGTTCGCTGGAACCGCGCATGAAGGCCGATGCCC encodes:
- a CDS encoding TetR/AcrR family transcriptional regulator, encoding MQEIRPSLTRESILDTAEALFAQQGHDGTSMRQITTAAGVNLASVNYHFGSKESLVQAVLKRRLEVLNRERLRLLDELEAQAEGRPLKPSQIVDAFFGTLLRLAADPAQAGSTFLPLLERTMTDPSDFIRALFAEEYADVLERYRNALFAALPDVPRAEIVWRFQFMLGATSYAIIGTDLLRSVTGWTIDDAEQPDNPNLLLPRLMSFLLGGLRAPLPQVP
- a CDS encoding acyl-CoA dehydrogenase, whose product is MNAVILALVIVALLAAVVLGVRPIRRALLSAPIFNLYRTVLPQMSDTERDALEAGTVWWEGELFRGRPDWSRLLAYPRPRLNDDEQRFLDVQAEEACRMVNDWHVTQESYDLPAEVWSYLKTQGFLGMIIPKAYGGLGFSAYAHSEIVTKLSTRSSALAVSVMVPNSLGPAELLLHYGTDEQKNHYLPRLARGEEVPAFALTSPWAGSDAAAIPDSGIVCKGEWQGREVIGMKVTWDKRYITLAPVCTLLGLAFRLYDPDGLLGGAKDLGITCALVPHDHPGVDTGRRHFPLNAMFMNGPTRGTDVFMPLDFIIGGPAMAGQGWRMLMECLAAGRSISLPSSNTGMSKLTTRAVGGYARVRSQFRTPVGKFEGVEEALARIGGNTYMMDAARSMTAGAVDLGEKPSVVSAIVKYHVTERARQVVNDGMDVIGGKGICLGPSNFLGRAYQQIPIGITVEGANILTRSLIIFGQGAIRCHPYVLAEMQAAQSPDRKRGLDDFDLAFWGHVGFVAKNKLRALGTALTGARFVGVNADVAPDMKRYYQLLSRYSAAFALLADTSMLVLGGSLKRRERLSARLGDVLSQMYLISATLKRFEDEGRQAADAPLAHWSIQDALYKLQEAIEGVLDNYPNRFVAWSLRRLVFPWGRTQSLPSDQLGQDVARLLINPSATRDRLTAGCHLPATEAEPVGAIELALAATLDAEPIEAKIRELEKRGALDGNPQANVRDIADAAFAIGGITPEEFAVVKRRNRLRDTVVKVDDFPFDLRAADQGSPAAERRVA
- a CDS encoding acetyl-CoA C-acetyltransferase; its protein translation is MAFKPVYVVDGARTPFLKARTGPGPFAAGDLAVQAGRALLLRQPHAPTDLDEVIVGCAAPSPDEVNIGRVIALRLGCGNKVPGWTVMRNCASGMQALDSAIANIQSGRSELVLAGGTDALSRAPVLYSDEMVRWLASWYAARGMGAKLAALGRFRLRNLAPVIGLLKGLTDPVVGLSMGQTAENVATRFGIDRAAMDAYAAQSHARALAARAAGALGEISPLIDTQGKLYPDDDGVRDDSTPEKLAKLKPVFDKPWGNITAGNSSQVTDGAAMLTLASEEAVRKWNLRPLGRIVDSQWAGLDPAQMGLGPVHAATPILQRHGLGLNDLDLWEINEAFAAQVLGCLAAWRDDAYCQEHFGTPAWGDLDPARLNVDGGAIAIGHPVGASGARIVLHLLAALKRRGARRGMAAICIGGGQGGAMLVETLDEDRP
- a CDS encoding 3-hydroxyacyl-CoA dehydrogenase NAD-binding domain-containing protein, which translates into the protein MTTLDTLSHWRLDRDTDGLAWLTFDRAGSAVNALSADTMGELAVVLDALDAVPPAGLIIQSGKATGFIVGADVNEFASLDTPEQARALVARGWNLFNRLAAVRYPTLALIQGHCLGGGLELALACRYRLVADQPGTSLALPEVMLGIFPGWGGMLRLPQLIGAPAALDMMLTGRGADARRAAALGLADARVPPRLLLAAARQTVLSRKAPRRARGFGGWANRWPLKAIVASRARKQIAAKDPLGHYPAAPAIVDIWEKHGGNALQAPALIDRIISSDTARNLLRVFRLQDRLKANGKQAGIAPARHVHVVGAGVMGGDIAAWCALKGMTVTLQDQDMARIAPAIKRAAQLYSRRLKDPRLARAAFDRLMPDPAGGGVPLADIVIEAISEQPEAKRALYRSLEPRMKADALLATNTSSLALETLRAGLAHPERLVGIHFFNPAAKMPLVEVVHAEGDAGDAQARACAFVGQIDKLALPVKSAPGFLVNAVLAPYMLEAMRSVDEGLAPEAVDAAMVAFGMPMGPLELADTVGLDIARAAGEELAGGAEPPRCLAERLARGDLGKKSGRGFYIWRDGKPAKGASPAGAPAGLAQRLIQPLIDATRQRVDAGIVADADLADAGVIFGTGFAPFTGGPLHYQSSKALRDIRPAEAD